Part of the Drosophila pseudoobscura strain MV-25-SWS-2005 chromosome 2, UCI_Dpse_MV25, whole genome shotgun sequence genome, aaggCCAATTAGTTCAATCAGTTAggtttcatttatttaaaaaaaaaattcgggAATAAAGGATATGAAAACGGATTTACATTAGCTTTTAATTATTAAGTGTCGGTTGAATTTTCcaatttgtaattatttaGATTTAGTCGtatgatttttgtttattaatcaGAACCGATGTGACAAAATAAAAAGGTATTAATGTACTTTGCACCGTTTATTAGACGATTTTTATGAATATtagctttttttgttgtgaactaaaggcaataaaatatagaaaactaaaataaataccatACTATACTAAAGAAtggtaaaaaataaaagttcaCCTTTGACTTAACATATCTGAAGGTATTGTATGACAACTAATTCTACATATAATGaaacatttatattttcaattaatcaATGTGCGCTTGAATTTTAAACGAGGTGGATTTTTTCATTATAGGTCGGGTACCCGACCTTtatttatacccgatgctGACCGAATCAGTATGGCTGGCCTACGCCAGAGAGCGCACACATTGCACGACGAAGAATATGTGAAAGAGGGACAGCTACTGCAAAATGATTTGCTCCTTctggcaataataataattcgatCTGATCTAGATttggcaatctggtagatattgTAGTTCTACACAGTTCTGCATTTTTTGTTAACTCTTATcttttgtggatgccacagattttcgtcctctgtgggggcggggcaaaattttcaaataaaattgtaaaaatgtGATATCAGAGGAGTCTtaatacaaaatttgtttgctctagctcttgtagtTTTTGACATCTAGGCTCTCAttgggacggacagacagacatggttTTATTGAATCGATTGATTCTTATCAAGAATCATATAATTTATGGGATCAGAAACACTTTAAATTTAAGGTATGGTTTTGTACTTATTTTaacatattatatatgtagttcCGTATTTACCTTGTGAGCACGCGTTACTTCTGTTATCGTCGCTGCTTTCCAGATTTTGGCGCCAATTGACAGCTGCATTGAtactttcattttcatttttatctATTTGAACTTCTGccaatttttcatttaaatgctCGTCTTCCTGCCGAATCTTGTCTTGCCTCCGAGCTAATCGTTCTTCTATCTCTAATTCTCTCGAAGCTGTATCTACTGGCTTAGCTGAGCCAAAAACATTTAATGATGTTGTCAAGCCCGGCTTTGAAACATTTGTTTCAGTGATATCAGCATCTTCAAAATCTGGGTTTGTCTTTATATCTGGTAAAGGTAGCGTTCGAGGTTTCAAGTTCAACTTTGGCCTTTCTTCTTGTTTAGAGTCGTCATCTGTTACATAACGTTCAATATTTTTTCCACGACCATCTCGAAATCTGTCATTCATTTGATCAAAGTCTCTCCTCGGAGGCGAAGAATCATTAGATTGGGGTCTCACGCTTGTGCGCCAAGATCCAGGTGCGTTAGATTCTTCCCTTTCAGTTATAGGTTTCCTTTCTCGATTAAAGCCTCTGTCAAAATTCGCTGTATATCCACCAAAACTACTGCCATTATTTTGACTATCTCGCCTCCAATTCACAGAGTCTCTATTGTCACTGCTATTACCAAACCCTTCAAAACGACGATTCGTTTTTGGACGGTTTTGCTGGTCATTTTCATTCGATAGCTCTATACGAATGCGACGTCCTTTGATGGATGGGTCTGGCAAGCTAAGCACATGAATTAGATCGTCCCTGCTTTCCAATTCCACATAGCCGAAACCACGGGATCGTCCGTTTTCACCATCTTCCCGTGGTAGCCGCAATGATATTAAAtttatagacccaaaaaattCATAAAGGTCGTCTTCGTTCGCATCAAAAGGCAAGTTATTGATGTAAGCTATAAAAGGAGGCCTGTGCGGAATGGAATTATCATCAAATATCCGATTTGCTCGAGGCGCAGTAGGAAGCTGATAAACTGAAGGTAATGTGCTACTCCCGTCGTCACTGTCATCGCCATCCAAGTTTCTAATTTTTTTCGAAACTTGCGTTGTTCCGGCTGGTGTGTCACCATTAGAAAGAAACGATTGCAGCGAAATGACTGTTCCCTTGTTCTTTTTACCCTTTTTTCCTACAGAAtataagaaaacaatttatttgattgcaaatttaaatgaaatttcaatACACAATACACCACTAACATACCACACATTGTTAAAATGTATTACAAGATATGTGtaataaaatactaaaaatatttgcacacatatgcatgtgtttAAATGTTTGTATTACGTGTCTAGCATAAAACCACGAGGATAGTAGACACACAACTTTCTACTAGTACTAAATAAAACAGGTCAAAACAAATCTAATAAATCATTAATCAGCGGATAGTAAAATAATGAAGCAATTGTATATCAAACCTGCGGACGCCATTTTCACAGAATATTCTAAACAAACTTAAATTTTGAGATGTTTTACGtatgcataaatgaatatgaCAATTTTCTTATATCATTATCGACCTTATATTAGCCGATTGTTATGTCAAGATAGCATTTATTGTTGGCGTTGTCTTGACATATAAAAAATGGAACACGGTACAAACAATATATAACAGAATCATATTAGTTTTGTAAAAAATTTTTGAGTACTGCACTTCTACCACGCAACATAAAATAAAGCTGGCTAACTTatagcaaacattttttagaTAACGtggtgaatgaatgaatgaacaaTAAATAAGCAGATTTTGTAAATTATCATGTTTAGTTTCGTCGATTTTTCTCATGATCCAATGCGATGGTGAATTCTAGTATCTTCAATGTTTCTTTGATTAAATCCATGTTATTCGATGTTTCAAACGAGGTCATTTGGTACCCACAATTGTATTTTTGAGTGTTCGGTCGTTTCGTCCCAAAGCAATGAATTTCCATCAATAATAGAAATTTAACTTTTCCACTAATAGGCTCTGCACACTGAGCCCATCCCGGGGGAATGGTGGGATTTTTTTACAGATGTGAAACTCCGATTCACACtaccaccatccaccatccgtcaaaaacagctgatgccaATAACAAGTTCATTAAATTTGCGCGGAAGATTTATTAATTCTTGGTTATTATAATGGATGATGAAGATATAGCAATTATTTCGGCTGTGGTTGCAcagcaaaatattttcttgcaCCAACTAATAATGTTGAATAATGATGATGACTTTAACTTTGACGAAGATGAGATGCTTGACTGGGTAACTGccataaaaacacaaaagccATGAAGGTTATGGTCGTTTGTGAGTACTTCTACTAACTTCAACCAAAGTTTAAAGTACAAGGATATATTTTATGGTTTTAGAAGCGGTTCGGGACATTTTGGTAGAAAGATGTACCAGAAAACAACGAGGCGTTTTTCAAAGAGAGTTTCCGAATGGAGAGGCCCTGCTTTGATATTTTAGTGAATCGGCTTGAAGTGCTGCGAAAGAAGGACACCAACTGCCGAGCTGCAATTCCTTTGGAAAAGCGCATCGCCATTGCGCTATACACTTTGGGCTCGTCCTCTGTGTACCGAACAGTTGGCAGGCTTTTCGGTGTAGCTCCAAACAGTGTGTGTAATATCCTGCACGAGTTTTGCAGAGCACTTATCGACGAGTTTTCGAAGGAGTACATGTCGCCCAATTACCTAACTTCCGACAAAATTGATGAGTGCGTAAAGGGATTCGAGGCAATTGGGTTTCCTCAGTGCCTAGGTGCGATTGGTAGGAAATCAATAAGAACTTCAGCAATATGTTTACATataaattggtttttaaacTTCCTTTTTATTCTAGATGGATGCCACATCGAAATAAAACCACCAGCAGCTGAGGCAGTAGACCACCATAACTATAAGGGCTGGTATTCCACAGTCTTGTTTGCCCTAGTGGATTATAGGCATGCAAATACCTtgcacaaaaatatgtatttagcaAGTTGGTTTAATGTcctaaattatttaaatccGATTCTTTTTAGATACAgatttacatatataaatatcggCTCTGCAGGAAGGTGCAATGACTCGATGATATACCAGAAGTCAAGCCTTACAAAACATATCGAAGCATCGGCATTACTCCAAGAGAAAGCCAAGGAAATAAGCGGAGTAAACGTCCCTGTAATGTTTATCGGGGACTCGGCATATAGGTTTTCTAAAAAGCTGATGAAACCTTACCCGTTTTCCACAGTCGCCTCTTTGGAACAGCGCACGTTTAACTATAACCTTACCAAAGCTAGGCGAGTGgtggaaaatgcatttgggCATTTAAAAGCCAGATTTCGAATAATCGGATAAGGACTTGGTAGCCACCACAAAAATAATAGCGCCATAATAATGAGCTGTTGTATTTTACACAATATATTGAATATGCACAACAGCGCGATTAATGAAAATTGGGAGCTTGCAACAAATGAGCAGCGCGAACAGCCCGATACCAGCAACAGTTCTGCTGACTTTAATCAGTCAGCAGAACAGATACGATCTGCAATCGCAAAATATTGTGTAGACcgtaatgaaaattaaaaacttatttatttttattttttaaaacttcTAAAAAGTCGTTCTGGAATTTTGTTTGGTCTCTGATCAAGTCCTGCACCATCTTCTCCTGCCTAACGTGGTGGTCCTTTTGTTGTTCGAGACGCTCCTGGGCGATCTCTGCCAGCAACGAAATGTCggtctttttctttttctttggcgaAGGCCCAGACAAGGTGCTGGAGCTACAAGATCCGTCCAGGTCCATCTCAATAATATCCGAAAAGTACTCAACAGGATCTGCAATGAACAtcttaaatgaaatatatttttttagcaataaattataaaacttACTGTCGTTGTCCAATGTGCTCTGCTCCATGTTGTTTATCCGGTAGCACCCCAGAAATGAGTTTAATTTATCGTAATGTTGCCACCCAGAAGGAGCACCCCCGCTCGGTCcaattttacttttttcaaTCCTGCAAAGTATAAAAAAATAGTAGGTTTCACAATCTTTTATTTGGCAGAGTCAATAATATTTACCTGTATTTTTTGGTCATGTTCTCGAGCTTTGTGCTTATCTCGCCCCATCCAAGCTCAAGCCCAGCCTCCTTCATGGACTCGGCCATCTCCATGTACACATGTGAATTTTTGCGTGGTCCGCGCAAATCTTCAATTTTCTCCTGCCATATGTCAATCAGCAGGCACTCAAGCGCGGCACTCCATTTcaccctgccgcctgctgttgtTCTCTTGTTTGCTGCATTGtgtaaaaatattatatattataaacaataaaaaacaaatatatctATTCAACGTACCACTGGAGGAGTTTTCTGGCACAAAATCCATTTTATCAATAAGTTTTTCGAAAATTTGGTCTGCTGTCCTTCTGagctgttctgttgttgtttttgttttttgttaattttgtcACAACCATTGTTTACGTTTTCGCAGTGAATACCATTTTTCCATTGTGAATGACAATTATTCAGAgttgcatttgaaaaccatCGGCTAACTATCGCATAGAAACGTGCGGTTTAGGAACATCCAAAATGGACTAACTGGGAAATTTTCGGAACGGCAAAACCTTACGGACCatccccgaaatggatggtggatggagGAGTAAACGGAGTTGAACTGCATGCCAGACTTGAGGGCATACATAAAGTCCCACAGGTGCAGGGAACTGGACACCATGATGGAGAAGGCAGACGAATTTGTCGGGAGAGCCGACAATCAAAGCCCCGGCAGCGAATCCCTTCAACAAGCCGGCCGAGACAACGGTGTGTCGACGGTGGACAAACGGCCCGGGAAACGGACCAGCGCGGGAGGAGGGGGTGTGCGATTCAACACATCGACACAAACGAATAGTAATATCAAAAACGGAAACGTAAAAAATGCGGCTCAGGTGTGGGCGTGCTCCGCGCTCCGACCACTCACATACTGTTGGAGATGAGGAAAAGTGGGCATATCGGTGTGTCAGTGCTGCAGGAAGACGGGAAACGCCCCCCTACCCATGCGGCGGAGGGCCGTGCCAGGATCGCAAGAGCCTAGTCAGTGGGTTGACCAGTGAAGAAGAGCAGCTATCCGCAATAGTGGAAGTCACGGGCATGGAGCTGCAAGCCACTGTAGGCTCGGGGACTACGAGCATTTTCGTGAACTGAGAGCTGGTGAACCGTCTGAAGGGTGAGGGTTAGCGGATGGGCATAGCTAGGAGGTCACACGTCATCGATGTAAAGGTAGCTTTGGGAGCAAGCCGATCCCAATGACTTTACTCGTGCTACCGGGCGTGATTGATGAATTGGTTGTGGGGTGGACTGTGGACAGTGGTGAACTGTACAGGGCACAGGGTAAGGAGGAGAGACTGGCCGTGGCGAACACGGCCCCAGAATTCAACACAAAGACGGAAATAACCCAGGCCGCGGCCCCGGCTGCGCCTGAGACTCTCGCGGACATAcgcatttgcaggtcctggctcgcccatctcccagtcctccctagttGAGATTGATAACTGGAAaagcgtcgagaggtgatcactggggATACAATAAACTTTCTTCTccggtaattgcgggagtatCGTAAGGATTTCCGAGTGCCGAACCCTGGACGCATTCCACAGTTtcgcttctctcattctgagggcggaaagtgttgccgcCTTCTTTCCTACGAGATCTACTGGGAGGAGGTCAAGTATGGTATCCTGgacttcccctggagtagtgcgtagcccgtcAGTTATGCATATCCCTGCCATGCTTTGAACTCTACTAAGTCTGTTGAGACAAGTTCTTTTGCTTTCCTACATGTGTAAAAGGCCACTGTGGCTTTCTTTACTGTATCCTGTATGCTAagtttccaatcgagctttctgtCGAGGATTACGCCAAGGGTACTTGGCATTATTGCTTAATGCTAGCGCTTCACCACAGAGTTTTGGGGGAGATAGTACGGGAACTTTGTTCTTCTTAGTAAAAGCACAacttccgttttagacgggttgacccAGTAACCACCCGCCTCCATCTCCCGGACCAGCTCGTTCACTGCCGCGTTCCaaaggaggggcgagaggactccgcacTGCGTTGACGTCCCAAGTCAAACCCCAGGTACGTCAGTGCagccgtgatggcggtcggaaggatgttattaaaggcaCCTTCTATGTTGAGAAAGGCTACCATGGAGAATTCCTTAAAGTtaagggccgtttcggtggattttcccttccgataggcatgctgaggTAGGCGATCAGAATGGGCGGAATACTCGCCGGgagatgcagccccaggagccgttccatcgtcttcagaaggaaagACGATAGGATAATAGGTCTGAAAAgttttggggcagtgtgcgaaGACTTTCCTGCCTTGGGAATAAaaacgactttggtctgaaggAGGCGCAAAGTAGTTGgatctgttttcatcgcaacCAGGGAAGTGGTGGACGTAGTCCACGATTGGTCGCtgttcttcaagtagcccagggtgggtgttgtcttcgagagaagtctgcgcaagcgcgaggcttctgagttactctcgatttcgctgcagagcttacgccaggaggcgcgtttggcttttctaagttcTAGTTGTAAGCACCTTCACCGATTTGACCATTAACAGGAGGTGACACCTCGTTGTTTTCCAGCACATCCCCTAAAAAGTTCCGAAACTCTTCTAACTTATGTGAAACATATGTTTGTAATTTAAGTATTATTTTGACTTAGTATCAATTACCATCTTTTTGATAAAGCAAAATCTGAATTTTCCAAATTTGCCAACCCCAAATACTTTCCGATTTTCAAGCGCAATAACTATTTTATTTATCGTTATTCAATACATTTTGTGAACCCAACGTAAAATTTTGACGGAAATAAGTGGTTAGGTCTCGATTGACCACATCGATACATCGGAATATAATCTCAGCTACAGATAACAATGGATTTTCTGCCCTGAATACATACTTCTGCGCTTAACATACAACATTTTGATGTTGACAAAATATTGCGAAAACGGGAGCTCCGAAAAATTACAGCGGACCGTTTCGGTTGAAGGCGTAAAACACAAAAGCAAGTGAAAGCCGATTGTTCATGTCGACCAGGACATATACAATAAAGCTGTATCAATCTTTCTGCGGGCAGACGCTCTAccaaagcaacaaaaggcaATGAAGAATAGTTCCGCCtagaaatatttcaaatcgTAATTCGAATTGTAAGTTGTTTGAAAAATACAACAGACGCAATAGAAAATAGAGAGACTAGTAATTGGTGGGAATAagtaaacatatgtatgtgtatctgGAGATACAATCTGGTGATTGTTCGGAAAATGCTTGAAGTCCAGGAGGAGCAACAGAAATTACATGCAGGTTTTGACGGATTGTGGATGGTGGATGTTGCCAGTGTGAATCGGCTTTTCAAATCTGTCATTTTTTCCACCGTTCCCCTTACATTTTCTGCGTGAGAAAAATCTTGTGACCATTTATTATACTATCGTGTTAAAACATCGAAATTAGATTTAGTATCGATACATTGTTACAATAACGAGCCCTAAAAAATCATCATTAGATTGGTCCACGTTTTGGCTAAAATGGTGGATACACAGgttattatattaaatatcatattttccttttaaatcaaattttttttatgttaCAGTTGTCTAGTGCCTTGCGGGATTTGCCCAATAGGGTATTAAACGTTCACGTGGAGGAGCGGCCGCAATTGTTTCAAAATGTTTCTGCTGTTCTGAAAAATCCAGGTAAGTGTTGCAGggttaatatgtatataagtaaATTTTATGTAAGCACATAAACATATATAAAACACGATGAATCGATGcagaaaaatattgaaaaccaAAATCTACAAACGGAAGAAAAGCCTTACAGTTCCCCGTATCGTAAAAGCGGTGCATAAAGTGAGTTTATCCAACGATATTATCCGGCACTCCAACACCCAATTAGAATtatttgtacatatacatccatatgtatgtattattatttgaCATACTCTGCTCGTCACTAGAATGGGACAGTCACATTTTGTCTTGTAAATTATTCACCTTTATAAACCCTCACACAAGCTACGTACAAACAGTctagaaaaacagaaaaacaaacagtcAACATACAGCACCAATTTTTCAATATATCCGATTTTCGCAATCAATCCAGCAGAACATGTATGATTTTCTTTGGATCATTGTCCTGTTGTCCTGGCGGCTCCATGTAGCCGCCGATGCTTTCAAATTTTCTTCCAATATCTTATACTGGAAGCCATCCATATATCCTTCCACAAACACCAAATTGCCGACGCCATAGCGCCCGAAACCATTATACTACCGCTTCCATGCTTGACGGTGGGTATCAGATTCTTTACAGAAATCAATGGTTTCTTTAGGTGAACTTGGCTCATGAAACCATCCTTGTGCAAAAAATTGGCAATTGTTCTTGGGTGCATAATGAGTCCTGCACTTATTTTCGGGTATTTACTAACTTCCTTAAGGATGCTTCTCTCGTCGCGACTCGATAGCTTCTTTGGCCTTCCTGATCTCTTCTTATTTCCCGTGGaactgttgttattgttgcgaAAGATGGTCTGGACGGTGGATCGACTTAATTTAACTACATCCTCGATTTCGCCATATGATTTTTTATCATGACGAAgactaaaaattaaatttcgaACTAAAAACTGTATTTGCTTCcttttttcccccaaaaaagaGTAACAATAATACTTTTTTGGACCCAATACACCCACTTGATACGCAACGAAGCTAGGCGTCAAAATAGTCGGATATCACTTTTAATTAAAGGGAATTCCCACGCTGCATGTAAACTTTTTTTCTTGAacatttaatgtttttttccTAGTTTAACTTtagtatatataattttttaaagacTTTTTTCTGAAATAAAGATATTTGTTAGTCTCCTAAATAATAGCACACcaacttttttaattttcattgcgAAAACccgaaatattgaaaaattggTGCTCTCAGGCGGGCGCTGCGtttttcacttacttttgcgGTTTACCCTTTTCTCCAAAACGTTCCGTTTTAAGGTGCTCaagttttcaaatatttttgttatcaatatgtttcatttttattttttttttggcaaacaaaa contains:
- the eIF4B gene encoding eukaryotic translation initiation factor 4B isoform X2, whose translation is MCGKKGKKNKGTVISLQSFLSNGDTPAGTTQVSKKIRNLDGDDSDDGSSTLPSVYQLPTAPRANRIFDDNSIPHRPPFIAYINNLPFDANEDDLYEFFGSINLISLRLPREDGENGRSRGFGYVELESRDDLIHVLSLPDPSIKGRRIRIELSNENDQQNRPKTNRRFEGFGNSSDNRDSVNWRRDSQNNGSSFGGYTANFDRGFNRERKPITEREESNAPGSWRTSVRPQSNDSSPPRRDFDQMNDRFRDGRGKNIERYVTDDDSKQEERPKLNLKPRTLPLPDIKTNPDFEDADITETNVSKPGLTTSLNVFGSAKPVDTASRELEIEERLARRQDKIRQEDEHLNEKLAEVQIDKNENESINAAVNWRQNLESSDDNRSNACSQDDRRRDDVNRSNKSRDHDRSENVKGKISTNDEGKYKEDNKNTRNDRELPKYNPNQTGPVLQSSNKYSGLDDEGSE
- the eIF4B gene encoding eukaryotic translation initiation factor 4B isoform X1, whose product is MASAGKKGKKNKGTVISLQSFLSNGDTPAGTTQVSKKIRNLDGDDSDDGSSTLPSVYQLPTAPRANRIFDDNSIPHRPPFIAYINNLPFDANEDDLYEFFGSINLISLRLPREDGENGRSRGFGYVELESRDDLIHVLSLPDPSIKGRRIRIELSNENDQQNRPKTNRRFEGFGNSSDNRDSVNWRRDSQNNGSSFGGYTANFDRGFNRERKPITEREESNAPGSWRTSVRPQSNDSSPPRRDFDQMNDRFRDGRGKNIERYVTDDDSKQEERPKLNLKPRTLPLPDIKTNPDFEDADITETNVSKPGLTTSLNVFGSAKPVDTASRELEIEERLARRQDKIRQEDEHLNEKLAEVQIDKNENESINAAVNWRQNLESSDDNRSNACSQDDRRRDDVNRSNKSRDHDRSENVKGKISTNDEGKYKEDNKNTRNDRELPKYNPNQTGPVLQSSNKYSGLDDEGSE
- the LOC117184615 gene encoding uncharacterized protein isoform X2, coding for MERPCFDILVNRLEVLRKKDTNCRAAIPLEKRIAIALYTLGSSSVYRTVGRLFGVAPNSVCNILHEFCRALIDEFSKEYMSPNYLTSDKIDECVKGFEAIGFPQCLGAIDGCHIEIKPPAAEAVDHHNYQ
- the LOC117184615 gene encoding uncharacterized protein isoform X1, whose translation is MERPCFDILVNRLEVLRKKDTNCRAAIPLEKRIAIALYTLGSSSVYRTVGRLFGVAPNSVCNILHEFCRALIDEFSKEYMSPNYLTSDKIDECVKGFEAIGFPQCLGAIDGCHIEIKPPAAEAVDHHNYKGWYSTVLFALVDYRFTYINIGSAGRCNDSMIYQKSSLTKHIEASALLQEKAKEISGVNVPVMFIGDSAYRFSKKLMKPYPFSTVASLEQRTFNYNLTKARRVVENAFGHLKARFRIIG
- the LOC26534381 gene encoding uncharacterized protein isoform X2; the encoded protein is MDFVPENSSSANKRTTAGGRVKWSAALECLLIDIWQEKIEDLRGPRKNSHVYMEMAESMKEAGLELGWGEISTKLENMTKKYRH
- the LOC26534381 gene encoding uncharacterized protein isoform X1; translation: MDFVPENSSSANKRTTAGGRVKWSAALECLLIDIWQEKIEDLRGPRKNSHVYMEMAESMKEAGLELGWGEISTKLENMTKKYRIEKSKIGPSGGAPSGWQHYDKLNSFLGCYRINNMEQSTLDNDNPVEYFSDIIEMDLDGSCSSSTLSGPSPKKKKKTDISLLAEIAQERLEQQKDHHVRQEKMVQDLIRDQTKFQNDFLEVLKNKNK